A single window of Rhodamnia argentea isolate NSW1041297 chromosome 5, ASM2092103v1, whole genome shotgun sequence DNA harbors:
- the LOC125315339 gene encoding F-box/kelch-repeat protein At1g22040-like, translating into MGAILSLNGSRCRARETYEIAPGEICKRQKVSSSSFEDDTRLIPCLPDEISFQILARLPRTCYLKVKSVSRSWKNAITSAELFSLRKELGTSEEWLYILTKVDEDKLLWHALDPSSMRWQRLPPMPMVSFEDESRKGLGSLRMWNVMGSSIRIADVIRGWLGRKDGLDRMAFCGCAVGAVNGCLYVIGGFSRASALTSVWRYDPTLNTWSEASPMSIGRAYCKTGILNNKLYVVGGVTRGRGGLTPLQSAEVYDPLTGLWSQIPSMPFAKAQVLPTAFLADLLKPIATGMTSYRGRLLVPQSLYCWPFFVDVGGEVYDPEMNSWVEMPTGMGEGWPARQAGTKLSVTVEGELYSLDPSSSLDSAKIKVYDQQDDAWKVIAEEVPIRDFADSESPYLLASLLGKLHVITRDANNNISVMQADVQNNLNPFPMVSSSLAEDSVFKVQSERNLWKVIATKCAGSAELVSCLALDI; encoded by the coding sequence ATGGGGGCTATTCTGAGCTTGAATGGTTCCAGATGCAGAGCGAGGGAGACCTATGAGATTGCGCCGGGTGAGATTTGCAAGAGGCAGAAGGTGTCATCAAGCTCGTTCGAGGATGATACGAGGTTGATACCCTGCCTTCCGGACGAGATATCATTTCAGATTCTGGCCAGACTTCCTAGAACCTGCTATTTGAAAGTAAAGTCAGTGTCACGATCTTGGAAAAATGCGATTACAAGTGCTGAACTCTTCAGTTTGAGGAAGGAGCTCGGAACATCTGAGGAATGGCTCTATATTTTGACCAAAGTGGATGAGGATAAGCTTTTGTGGCATGCTTTGGATCCTTCGTCAATGAGATGGCAAAGATTGCCCCCAATGCCTATGGTTTCGTTTGAAGATGAATCGAGGAAAGGCCTTGGGAGCTTACGCATGTGGAACGTTATGGGTTCAAGTATTAGAATTGCAGATGTCATCAGGGGCTGGCTCGGGAGAAAAGACGGACTAGATCGGATGGCTTTTTGTGGATGTGCAGTTGGGGCTGTTAATGGATGCCTCTATGTGATCGGTGGCTTTTCTAGAGCCTCGGCCTTGACTAGCGTTTGGCGATATGATCCCACTCTAAATACGTGGAGTGAAGCAAGTCCCATGTCCATTGGTAGAGCTTATTGTAAGACAGGCATATTGAACAATAAGCTTTATGTTGTTGGTGGGGTCACTCGTGGTCGTGGTGGTTTGACCCCACTTCAATCAGCAGAAGTGTATGACCCCCTCACTGGTTTATGGTCCCAAATACCCAGCATGCCTTTTGCCAAAGCTCAGGTGCTTCCTACTGCATTCCTTGCTGATCTACTTAAGCCTATTGCCACTGGAATGACTTCATACAGGGGAAGGTTGCTGGTGCCTCAAAGTTTGTACTGCTGGCCTTTCTTTGTAGATGTCGGAGGAGAAGTATATGATCCTGAGATGAATTCATGGGTCGAAATGCCGACCGGCATGGGCGAGGGTTGGCCTGCAAGGCAGGCAGGCACGAAATTGAGTGTCACTGTAGAAGGGGAGTTGTATTCGTTGGATCCTTCTAGTTCTCTTGATAGTGCTAAGATCAAGGTATATGATCAACAAGATGATGCTTGGAAAGTCATTGCGGAAGAAGTTCCTATTCGCGACTTTGCTGATTCAGAGTCTCCCTATTTACTTGCTAGCTTACTGGGCAAGCTTCATGTTATCACTAGAGATGCAAATAACAATATATCGGTTATGCAAGCAGATGTCCAGAACAATCTCAACCCCTTTCCAATGGTTTCATCATCTTTAGCAGAAGATTCTGTCTTCAAGGTGCAATCAGAAAGAAATCTTTGGAAGGTCATAGCCACTAAGTGTGCGGGATCTGCAGAGCTTGTAAGCTGTCTGGCCCTTGACATTTGA